The Corynebacterium sp. SCR221107 genome includes the window TAGCAGAGGAGCCGGCCGCGGCGGTGTCTTCCTCATCGCTTGAACCACAAGCGGAAAGTGCAAGGGTGGCGATGACGGTGGAAGCTACCAACGTCTTCTTCCATTTGCTAGGTCGTTTCGGATTCAACATGGGCTTTACTCCTCACACTTCCACAGCGCCGCAGGACCGGTAAGTGCCCGCACTGTGATGATCGCTTTGGCGAATATCTTGGTTTTATATTGCGTTCATCGGCAAAAGACCAAGTCTTTTACACGTCTTCTGCAGCCAAACGACTTCAAGGGAAAATGAATTATTCCCACCCAATGAATTAGGCGCTTCCGATTGACCGTCCAATTTGATTCAAACAATCTGAGCGCACCACGCGCACCGGAAGGGCGTATTACTTTTCATTTTCAGGCATTCCCCGCTCTTGAAGCCGCTTCAAGTCGGTAACTATAGCAAAATAAGTAACACCCGCAATTACCCTTTCTTGAAAGATCACAGCTTTTCTCCGCGCGCTTTGCCACATGCCACCGAATTAGAGGGCACCCGACCTACCCCATTGTGCGTTTCCATGAGTCGAATACCCCGCGTTTGAGATCTCGCCGCAATCCGCACACCCCTCGCCACGGTCCCACCAGCACTTTCTCATAGGTGTGGGAATGCAGTCGCCTTCACGTTTCAAAGAATGAGGGGACACTAGCCAAGCCTTTTTATTCTCATTTGCCGCCGCACCTTGGCGTCGCCAAGCAAGACACGACGGGACCCACCCGCAACCGCAACCATATAAATGAATCCGCAGCCAACGGCCGACGACGTACAGTTGCCTGCTCACCATGCAGCGTCATCACCCGCCACGGTCAACTGTGAGAGTTTATTGACGGGACGTAATGAGGAGACGCAGAAGAGAAAAACGATACTCTATTAAGCGTGCATTTGACTAAGGACATCATCATCGAAGCCAGTATCAACATACTGGATTCTTACGGTCTGGCAGATATGACGATGCGACGTCTGGCCACCCAGCTTCACGTGGCACCGGGCGCACTGTATTGGCACTTCAAAAACAAGCAGGCTCTTATTGACGCTATCGCGCGACACATGCTCACGCCTTTCCTCACGCAGGGTGATGCAGCCTCCCCCGCTACTTCGATCAGCCTCAGTGGCACTCCGGAGGGAACGTTTATGCGAGATTGTGAAAACCTCAGAGCTATCATGCTCGGCTACCGTGACGGGGCCGAACTCCTGTCGGCGGCATTATCAGAGGTCGAGCTGCGCGAAGCTGTCGAGCATCGACTCGCAGCCAACCTCGCCTCCCCACAGGCGCCCATCGCCGCGGCAACCGCCCTGCATTTCTTGCTGGGAGCCACGGTTCTCGAGCAGACGGAAAGGCAGAAGGTGCTCGCCGCCCACCCTGAAGACGACTCGCGCGCACGCGAGGAGGTCAAGAAACTGACGGTGGGCTTTACCCGGCAATTCCTCGAGGGAATCAAGCTCATCGAGGCTGGCGCACGGAAATAGCCGCCCGTTACCTTCTCAGATACGAAGATCGCACCGACTGGAAGCTTGATTGAGTCCGTCCTTGGAGATTCGTCGCCCAGCCTTACCTTCGGGCTGTGCGAAATTACGAAAGCATGGGGAATGGCGCCCCGTCCCTTCCCCCACTGCTGGCCAGCACGCAGTTTCACACCCGTATTGAGAAGCTTAAGTTAATTCACAGTCCCTGTGAATGTTGCGCTGCCCTCACACATCCGCGCCTCATCCACCCGAATTGCCCTTTCCGCGACCCCGCCCATCAGGCTGCGATTAATCCCGCAAGCTGCGCAGACGACCAATGATGTACAACAGCCTCCACCGGGTGCACATCTCCCACGCGCACAGCTACCCTCGACCATGATGGAAATGAGCTCGCGTGAGGCGCACTGCTTTGTCCCACTCATCCCAAAATCCGAGAGGACTATAGGTAGAATTTCCTCTTATGAGCGAAATCTCAGCACAGAAGCATAAAGTCTGGCCCGGGGCTGCCTACCCTTTGGGGTCCACCTATGATGGCGCCGGCACCAATTTCGCAATCTTCTCTGACGTCGCTGAGAAGGTAGAACTCTGCTTGATCGATCGTGAGGGTGTGGAAGAACGCATTGTCCTCGACGAGGTCGATCACCACATCTGGCACTGCTACCTGCCGGGAGTCTCCCCAGGGCAGCGCTACGGATACCGCGTTCACGGCCCCTATGATCCCGCCAACGGCAAGCGCTGCGATCCCAACAAGCTGCTGGTAGACCCCTATGCGCGCGCCTTCGACGGCGACTTCGATGGTCACCCGTCCCTGTTTAGCTACGACATCAATCACCCGGAAGACCCTAGCCTTCGCAACACCGAAGACAGCCTGGGGCACACCATGCTCTCAGTCGTGGTCAACCCCTTCTTCGATTGGGGTTCCGACCGCCCGCCACGGACCCCGTATCACGAAACCGTGATCTATGAGGCCCATGTCAAGGGCATGACCATGACCCACCCGGAGGTTCCCGAGGAACTTCGTGGCACCTACGCCGGTCTGGCGCACCCAGCAATCATCAACTACCTCAAGGAACTGGGCATTACCGCCATCGAACTGATGCCGGTGCATCAGTTCCTGCAGGACGATCGCCTGCGTGACCTCGGCCTGCGCAACTACTGGGGATACAACACCTTCGGCTTTTTCGCGCCCCAGGCTGATTATGCCGCAGCCCGCAAGCCAGGCGGAGCCGTTTCCGAATTCAAGGGCATGGTTCGTGCCTTCCACGCAGCCGGCATCGAGGTCATCTTGGACGTGGTGTACAACCACACTGCCGAGGGCAATCACCTTGGCCCAACCATCGCCTTCCGCGGCATCGACAACGAGGCCTACTACCGCCTGGTTGACGGAAACAAATTCCACTACATGGACTACACGGGAACGGGCAATTCCCTGAATGTTCGCGACCCACACCCACTGCAGCTGATCATGGATTCCTTGCGCTACTGGGTTACGGAGATGCATGTGGATGGCTTCCGCTTCGACCTGGCCTCCACCCTGGCTCGTGAGCTTCACGACGTGGACAAGCTGGCCACCTTCTTCGACCTTGTCATGCAGGACCCGGTCGTCTCGCAGGTCAAGCTCATCGCCGAACCTTGGGATGTGGGCGAAGGCGGGTACCAGGTGGGTAATTTCCCACCGCTGTGGACGGAGTGGAACGGCAAGTACCGCGACACCGTGCGTGATTTCTGGCGCGGTGAGCCGTCAACCTTGGGCGAGTTTGCCTCGCGTTTGACGGGTTCGTCGGATCTGTATGCCAACAATGGTCGCCGCCCCACCGCGTCGATCAATTTCGTCACTGCCCACGATGGGTTTACCCTCAACGACCTTGTCAGCTACAACGAGAAGCACAACATGGCCAACGGTGAGGACAACAGGGACGGCGAAAGCCACAACCGATCCTGGAACTGTGGTGTGGAAGGCCCCACGACCGATCCGAAGATCCTCGAGCTGCGCGCCCGCCAGCGTCGCAACTTCCTCACAACGCTGCTGTTGTCGCAGGGAACGCCGATGATCGCGCACGGTGACGAGATGGCACGCACCCAGGACGGCAATAACAACGTCTATTGCCAAGACAACACGATCGCCTGGGTCGACTGGGAACTCGCGGAAAAGAACTCCGAGCTGGTGGACTTCACCCGCCGTCTCATTCGCATTCGTTCGAATCACCCGGTGTTCCGACGGCGCCGCTTCCTCGCCGGTGGCCCGCTCGGTGACGATGTGGCAGATCGCGACATCGCCTGGCTCGTGCCTTCCGGCAAGCTCATGACCCAGGATGACTGGGGCTTTGCGTTCGGTAAGTCGCTGATGGTTTACCTCAACGGCAAGGCGATCGCCGAGCCGGACAACCGCGGCAACGCCATCGTGGATGATTCGTTCCTCTTGATGTTCAACGCCCACTTCGATGACATCGAGTTCACACTTCCCCCCGCTCAGCTCGGCGCGAGCTGGAAGCTTATCGTGGACACCACGGAGTCCACCGGCTATCCCAAAGATCCGCAGGTGATCAATGCCGGTGGGACGATTACCGTCCCTAGCCGCTCGATGATGCTGCTCCGCCAGGTCGATCCTCCCGTTGCATTAAAGCGGAAAAAAGAAATCGCTCCCAAGGTTGTC containing:
- a CDS encoding TetR family transcriptional regulator → MHLTKDIIIEASINILDSYGLADMTMRRLATQLHVAPGALYWHFKNKQALIDAIARHMLTPFLTQGDAASPATSISLSGTPEGTFMRDCENLRAIMLGYRDGAELLSAALSEVELREAVEHRLAANLASPQAPIAAATALHFLLGATVLEQTERQKVLAAHPEDDSRAREEVKKLTVGFTRQFLEGIKLIEAGARK
- the glgX gene encoding glycogen debranching protein GlgX; protein product: MSEISAQKHKVWPGAAYPLGSTYDGAGTNFAIFSDVAEKVELCLIDREGVEERIVLDEVDHHIWHCYLPGVSPGQRYGYRVHGPYDPANGKRCDPNKLLVDPYARAFDGDFDGHPSLFSYDINHPEDPSLRNTEDSLGHTMLSVVVNPFFDWGSDRPPRTPYHETVIYEAHVKGMTMTHPEVPEELRGTYAGLAHPAIINYLKELGITAIELMPVHQFLQDDRLRDLGLRNYWGYNTFGFFAPQADYAAARKPGGAVSEFKGMVRAFHAAGIEVILDVVYNHTAEGNHLGPTIAFRGIDNEAYYRLVDGNKFHYMDYTGTGNSLNVRDPHPLQLIMDSLRYWVTEMHVDGFRFDLASTLARELHDVDKLATFFDLVMQDPVVSQVKLIAEPWDVGEGGYQVGNFPPLWTEWNGKYRDTVRDFWRGEPSTLGEFASRLTGSSDLYANNGRRPTASINFVTAHDGFTLNDLVSYNEKHNMANGEDNRDGESHNRSWNCGVEGPTTDPKILELRARQRRNFLTTLLLSQGTPMIAHGDEMARTQDGNNNVYCQDNTIAWVDWELAEKNSELVDFTRRLIRIRSNHPVFRRRRFLAGGPLGDDVADRDIAWLVPSGKLMTQDDWGFAFGKSLMVYLNGKAIAEPDNRGNAIVDDSFLLMFNAHFDDIEFTLPPAQLGASWKLIVDTTESTGYPKDPQVINAGGTITVPSRSMMLLRQVDPPVALKRKKEIAPKVVVDEYTAPKEI